The following are encoded together in the Mycolicibacterium arabiense genome:
- a CDS encoding sensor histidine kinase — protein MPGEIASALAAALILATVVAAVVVVRTRRVVATPTERATHEALHTASLAAHALRDGLNADSAQRAAPFLRRLTGADAVVVADEAGQRLAHDPPDTDAWPPDALAAADTAAAGALSGQRRTMATHRAGAMIAQPLVTDGGDTLGVLVVVTAREPGPGTLGAIGEVARYAASQLELADLDASRARLDRAEVLALRAQISPHFIYNALNTIASFVRTDPARARELILEFADFTRYSFRAAGQYTTLSDELRNIDRYLTLERARFGEALTVRLRVAPEMLNVVVPFLALQPLVENAVRHGLAGRGGGTVEIVALDEGTDCVVTVEDDGAGMDPEALRSGPADALADGADASAGHSAHVGLTNVDHRLRAAFGNDYGLVVETAMGAGTKVIMRVPKFRSGVRAGGGA, from the coding sequence ATGCCTGGCGAGATCGCGTCGGCGCTCGCAGCAGCGCTGATCCTGGCCACCGTGGTCGCGGCCGTCGTCGTCGTGCGGACCCGACGGGTGGTGGCCACGCCGACCGAACGCGCGACCCACGAGGCCCTGCACACCGCGTCGCTGGCCGCCCACGCGCTGCGCGACGGCCTGAACGCCGACTCGGCCCAGCGTGCGGCACCCTTCCTGCGGCGGCTCACCGGTGCCGACGCCGTCGTCGTCGCCGACGAGGCGGGCCAGCGGCTCGCCCACGACCCGCCGGACACCGACGCCTGGCCACCCGACGCGCTCGCCGCCGCCGACACCGCCGCGGCAGGCGCGCTGTCCGGGCAGCGCAGGACGATGGCGACGCATCGGGCGGGCGCCATGATCGCCCAGCCGCTGGTGACCGATGGCGGCGACACGCTCGGCGTCCTGGTGGTCGTGACCGCCCGGGAACCCGGCCCCGGCACGCTCGGCGCGATCGGCGAGGTGGCCCGCTACGCCGCGAGCCAACTCGAACTCGCCGACCTCGATGCATCGCGGGCGCGCCTCGACCGCGCCGAGGTGCTCGCGCTGCGCGCCCAGATCAGCCCGCACTTCATCTACAACGCGCTGAACACGATCGCGTCGTTCGTGCGCACCGACCCCGCCCGCGCGCGCGAGCTGATCCTCGAATTCGCCGACTTCACCCGCTACTCGTTCCGCGCCGCCGGGCAGTACACCACGCTGTCCGACGAGCTGCGCAACATCGACCGATACCTGACCCTGGAACGCGCCAGGTTCGGCGAGGCGCTCACGGTCAGGCTTCGGGTGGCCCCCGAGATGCTCAACGTCGTGGTGCCGTTCCTGGCCCTGCAACCGTTGGTGGAGAACGCCGTTCGCCACGGGTTGGCCGGCCGCGGGGGTGGGACGGTGGAGATCGTCGCACTCGACGAGGGCACCGACTGCGTCGTGACCGTGGAGGACGACGGCGCGGGCATGGACCCCGAGGCCCTGCGGTCCGGGCCCGCCGACGCCCTGGCCGACGGTGCTGACGCCTCCGCTGGGCATTCGGCACACGTCGGGCTGACCAATGTGGACCATCGCCTGCGCGCGGCGTTCGGAAACGACTACGGTCTGGTGGTCGAGACGGCCATGGGGGCGGGCACGAAGGTCATCATGCGGGTGCCGAAGTTCCGTTCGGGCGTCCGAGCCGGCGGAGGTGCATGA
- a CDS encoding DUF732 domain-containing protein yields MRRVIAPLVAAVGTAIALASAAHAVPDQGTPAFNEYMQGLERNGYHLNPDTAWRVAHQACVGGIPGYIGLEMAAQGVIGPGAQERVMDVARKYACPVQ; encoded by the coding sequence ATGAGACGGGTGATCGCACCCCTCGTCGCAGCGGTCGGGACCGCGATTGCCCTGGCCAGCGCGGCCCACGCGGTGCCAGACCAGGGCACGCCGGCATTCAACGAGTACATGCAAGGCCTGGAACGCAATGGCTACCACCTGAATCCAGACACAGCGTGGCGCGTTGCTCACCAGGCGTGTGTCGGCGGCATACCGGGATACATCGGCTTGGAGATGGCCGCTCAAGGGGTCATCGGCCCGGGAGCGCAGGAGCGCGTGATGGACGTGGCCAGGAAGTACGCCTGCCCCGTTCAGTAG
- a CDS encoding HhH-GPD-type base excision DNA repair protein, whose product MPKLQLVQDPAADALLESNPFALLVGMLLDQQIPMEVAFAGPRKIADRMGDLDAREIADYDPEKFIALVSERPAVHRFPGSMGKRVQDLARVIVDDYDGNAAALWTAGDPDGPEVLRRLKALPGFGDQKARIFLALLGKQYGVTPAGWREAAGDYGKQGTHMSVADVVDAGSLDKVRAFKKATKAAAKAAKA is encoded by the coding sequence ATGCCCAAGCTGCAGCTCGTGCAAGATCCGGCCGCCGATGCGCTGCTGGAGTCGAACCCGTTCGCGTTGCTGGTCGGCATGCTGCTCGATCAGCAGATCCCGATGGAAGTGGCGTTCGCCGGCCCGCGCAAGATCGCCGACCGCATGGGTGACCTGGACGCCAGGGAGATCGCCGACTACGACCCGGAGAAGTTCATCGCCCTGGTCTCCGAACGACCTGCCGTGCACCGCTTTCCGGGGTCGATGGGCAAGCGGGTGCAGGACCTCGCCCGGGTCATCGTCGACGACTATGACGGCAATGCCGCCGCGCTGTGGACCGCCGGTGACCCCGACGGCCCCGAGGTGCTGCGCAGGCTCAAGGCGCTGCCAGGCTTCGGCGACCAGAAGGCCCGCATCTTCCTTGCCCTGCTCGGCAAGCAGTACGGCGTGACGCCCGCGGGCTGGCGCGAGGCCGCGGGTGACTACGGCAAGCAGGGCACGCACATGTCGGTGGCCGACGTCGTCGATGCGGGGTCGCTGGACAAGGTGCGGGCGTTCAAGAAGGCAACCAAGGCCGCAGCGAAGGCCGCCAAGGCCTGA
- a CDS encoding DUF1059 domain-containing protein: protein MAKTHLNCPCGEAITGSDENDLVEKAQTHLAEAHPGREYDREMILFMAY from the coding sequence ATGGCGAAGACACACTTGAACTGCCCGTGCGGCGAGGCGATCACCGGCTCGGACGAGAACGATCTGGTGGAGAAGGCGCAAACGCACCTTGCAGAAGCACATCCCGGTCGCGAGTACGACCGGGAGATGATCCTGTTCATGGCCTACTAG
- a CDS encoding Rv1157c family protein, whose translation MTSMRTLFVALGASAALTLGGQAIAAPAHAEPVQPVPAPINGLQAPGLPAMESLGPAIQQAAADPTNAASMLMAAAAAFAGNSAAPTDSKNVAAAVNQFVADPAAAPVAHAPAAQAAPTADVHLPAGVNPEHVVGPIPVPEGAPAPEAAAVAAPAAAPAPAPAPDAPPVPAPPAPEAAPLAAPAPAPAPEAAAPAPAPAATPAPAPAPAATPAPAPAPGANPAFGPDAPVTQDFMYPSISNGCTKDGGNVLATAISVAGPAKIPAPGPAAGQTAYVFTAVGTPGPAAEQKLPLNVTWVNLTTGESGSATLKPQADINPEGPTTLTAIANTGSGSIMSTIFGQVTTTEKQCQFMPTIGSTVVP comes from the coding sequence ATGACATCGATGAGGACGCTGTTCGTCGCGCTGGGCGCGTCGGCCGCACTGACGTTGGGAGGCCAAGCCATCGCTGCGCCCGCCCACGCCGAACCCGTGCAGCCGGTGCCCGCGCCGATCAACGGCCTGCAGGCACCGGGCCTGCCGGCGATGGAGAGTCTGGGGCCCGCCATTCAGCAGGCGGCCGCCGACCCGACCAACGCCGCATCGATGCTCATGGCCGCCGCGGCGGCGTTCGCGGGCAATTCCGCGGCGCCGACCGACTCGAAGAACGTGGCGGCGGCGGTCAACCAGTTCGTGGCCGATCCCGCGGCAGCCCCGGTGGCACACGCGCCGGCGGCGCAGGCGGCGCCGACTGCCGACGTGCACCTGCCCGCAGGCGTCAACCCGGAACACGTCGTCGGACCGATCCCGGTCCCCGAGGGCGCACCTGCGCCGGAGGCCGCGGCGGTAGCGGCACCCGCAGCCGCGCCAGCACCGGCTCCCGCGCCCGACGCCCCGCCCGTCCCGGCGCCGCCCGCACCCGAGGCGGCACCGCTGGCCGCGCCCGCACCTGCACCTGCACCCGAGGCCGCTGCTCCGGCACCCGCCCCCGCCGCCACCCCCGCTCCGGCACCCGCGCCGGCCGCCACCCCCGCTCCGGCGCCCGCGCCGGGCGCCAACCCGGCCTTCGGCCCCGACGCCCCCGTCACGCAGGACTTCATGTACCCGTCGATCAGCAACGGGTGCACCAAGGACGGCGGAAACGTTCTCGCGACGGCCATCTCGGTCGCGGGCCCGGCGAAGATCCCCGCCCCGGGACCGGCCGCGGGTCAGACCGCGTACGTCTTCACCGCGGTCGGCACACCCGGCCCGGCGGCCGAGCAGAAGCTGCCGCTGAACGTCACCTGGGTCAACCTGACCACGGGCGAATCGGGGTCGGCGACGCTCAAGCCGCAGGCCGACATCAACCCCGAGGGCCCCACCACGTTGACGGCGATCGCCAACACCGGCTCCGGCAGCATCATGTCCACGATCTTCGGTCAGGTCACGACGACCGAGAAGCAGTGCCAGTTCATGCCGACCATTGGCTCGACGGTGGTGCCCTGA
- a CDS encoding mannosyltransferase — translation MRIDEHSPAPPVATTAPARLARLAPWLLALSVAARLAWTYLVPNGANFVDLHVYVGGAATIGTGRSLYDFVYAEQTPDFPLPFTYPPFAAVLFQPLHLVPFGVLSFAWQFGIIAALYGVVWVTLRLLGRAEHRLAMLWTAVGIWTEPLRSTFDYGQVNVILVLAVLFAVLSSRWWLSGLLVGLAAGIKLTPAVSGLYFVGVRRWGAALFSGVVFFGTIGVSLLVLGDQARFYFTDLLGDADRIGPIGTSFNQSWRGGISRILGHDAGYGPVVVAALVVTAVLAVLAWRAVDARSDRLGGILVVQLFGLLLSPISWTHHWVWLVPLIVWLLHGPKRERRGARVLGWGWLILILIGVPWLLSFAQPTIWEIGRPWYLAWAGLIYIVATLATLGWIAATGRRSR, via the coding sequence GTGCGGATAGACGAGCACTCCCCGGCCCCGCCGGTAGCGACGACGGCACCGGCCCGCCTGGCTCGGTTGGCGCCGTGGCTGCTCGCGCTCAGCGTGGCCGCCCGGCTCGCGTGGACCTACCTGGTGCCCAACGGCGCGAACTTCGTCGACCTGCACGTCTACGTCGGCGGCGCGGCGACCATCGGCACCGGGCGCTCGCTGTACGACTTCGTCTACGCCGAGCAGACGCCGGACTTCCCGCTGCCCTTCACCTATCCGCCGTTCGCCGCAGTGCTGTTTCAGCCGCTGCACCTGGTGCCGTTCGGCGTGTTGTCGTTTGCGTGGCAGTTCGGCATCATCGCCGCGCTCTACGGCGTGGTGTGGGTAACGCTGCGACTGCTCGGCCGCGCCGAACACCGGCTGGCCATGCTGTGGACCGCCGTCGGCATCTGGACCGAACCGCTGCGCAGCACGTTCGACTACGGGCAGGTCAACGTCATCCTGGTACTGGCGGTGCTGTTCGCCGTGCTCAGCTCGAGATGGTGGCTGTCGGGCCTGCTGGTCGGGCTGGCCGCGGGCATCAAGCTCACGCCCGCAGTGTCCGGGCTGTACTTCGTCGGGGTCAGGCGCTGGGGGGCCGCACTGTTCTCGGGCGTCGTCTTCTTCGGCACCATCGGCGTGTCGCTGCTGGTGCTCGGCGATCAGGCCCGGTTCTACTTCACCGACCTGCTCGGCGACGCCGACCGGATCGGCCCCATCGGCACGTCGTTCAATCAATCCTGGCGCGGCGGCATCTCCCGCATCCTCGGCCACGACGCCGGCTACGGCCCGGTGGTGGTCGCCGCACTCGTCGTCACCGCCGTCCTCGCCGTGCTGGCGTGGCGGGCCGTCGATGCACGATCCGACCGCCTCGGCGGCATCCTCGTCGTGCAGCTGTTCGGGCTACTGCTCTCGCCGATCTCGTGGACACACCACTGGGTGTGGCTCGTCCCGCTGATCGTGTGGCTGCTGCACGGGCCGAAGCGGGAGCGGCGCGGCGCCCGGGTGCTCGGCTGGGGCTGGCTGATCCTGATCCTGATCGGCGTGCCGTGGTTGCTGAGCTTCGCCCAGCCGACCATCTGGGAGATCGGCAGACCCTGGTATCTCGCCTGGGCCGGCCTGATCTACATCGTCGCCACGCTGGCGACGCTCGGATGGATCGCGGCTACCGGCCGACGATCCCGTTGA
- a CDS encoding 4a-hydroxytetrahydrobiopterin dehydratase yields the protein MAVLTDDQVDAALADLDGWERADGALRRSIEFGAFLDGIDAVRRVGEHAEAKDHHPDIDIRWRTVTFALVTHSEGGITAKDVDMARDINGIVGR from the coding sequence ATGGCCGTGCTGACCGATGATCAGGTGGATGCCGCACTAGCCGATCTCGACGGATGGGAACGCGCCGACGGGGCGCTGCGCCGCTCGATCGAGTTCGGCGCCTTCCTCGACGGCATCGACGCCGTCCGTCGCGTCGGGGAGCACGCAGAGGCCAAGGATCACCATCCGGACATCGACATCCGTTGGCGGACAGTGACGTTCGCGCTCGTCACGCACTCCGAGGGTGGGATCACCGCCAAGGACGTCGACATGGCGCGCGACATCAACGGGATCGTCGGCCGGTAG
- a CDS encoding (deoxy)nucleoside triphosphate pyrophosphohydrolase: protein MPNQIVVAGALIDGATLLVAQRERPAELAGLWELPGGKVAAGESDAEALARELDEELGAVVTVGARLGADVALGGGMTLRAYLVEHVSGTIRARDHRALRWVTADQLGDVAWVPADRGWVPDLAAALGSR, encoded by the coding sequence GTGCCGAACCAGATCGTCGTCGCGGGCGCACTGATCGACGGAGCGACGCTGCTGGTGGCCCAGCGCGAGCGACCGGCGGAACTGGCCGGATTGTGGGAGCTGCCCGGCGGCAAGGTGGCGGCGGGGGAGAGCGACGCCGAGGCACTCGCACGCGAACTCGACGAGGAGCTCGGCGCGGTGGTGACCGTCGGCGCGCGGCTGGGCGCCGACGTGGCACTGGGTGGCGGAATGACGCTGCGCGCGTATCTCGTCGAGCACGTGAGCGGCACGATTCGAGCGCGCGATCACCGCGCGTTGCGCTGGGTGACCGCAGACCAACTCGGCGATGTGGCATGGGTGCCCGCCGACCGCGGCTGGGTGCCCGACCTCGCTGCCGCGCTCGGCTCCCGCTAG
- the typA gene encoding translational GTPase TypA, translating into MPQDFRNVAIVAHVDHGKTTLVDAMLRQSGALSHRGDDAIERLMDSGDLEKEKGITILAKNTAVHRHNADGTMTVINVIDTPGHADFGGEVERGLSMVDGVLLLVDASEGPLPQTRFVLRKALTAHLPVIVCVNKTDRPDARIAEVVSESHDLLLDVASDLDEEAQKAAEFALGLPTLYASGRAGIASTTEPANGENPDGENLDPLFDVLMEHIPPPQGDPEAPLQALVTNLDASAFLGRLALVRIYKGKLRKGQQVAWMREVDGHPVITNAKITELLATEGVERTSTDEAVAGDIVAVAGMPEIMIGDTLADTEHAHALPRITVDEPAISVTIGTNTSPLAGKVSGHKLTARMVKARLDSELVGNVSIKVVDIDRPDAWEVQGRGELALAILVEQMRREGFELTVGKPQVVTRTVDGKLHEPYEAMTIDCPEEFVGAVTQLMAGRKGRMEEMANHAAGWVRMDFIVPSRGLIGFRTDFLTLTRGTGIANAVFEGYRPWAGEIRARHTGSLVSDRTGKITPFAMTQLSDRGQFFVEPGDDTYEGQVVGINPRAEDLDVNVTREKKLTNMRSSTADVFETLARPMELGLEQAMEFCAEDECVEVTPEVVRVRKVELNASLRARAKSRAKARG; encoded by the coding sequence TTGCCCCAAGACTTTCGTAACGTAGCCATCGTCGCGCACGTGGATCATGGCAAGACGACCCTCGTGGACGCGATGTTGCGGCAATCCGGCGCACTCAGCCACCGCGGCGACGACGCCATCGAACGCCTGATGGACTCCGGTGACCTGGAGAAGGAAAAGGGCATCACCATCCTGGCCAAGAACACGGCCGTGCACCGGCACAACGCCGACGGCACCATGACCGTGATCAACGTCATCGACACCCCGGGCCACGCCGACTTCGGCGGCGAGGTCGAGCGCGGTCTCTCGATGGTCGACGGCGTCCTGCTGCTGGTCGATGCGTCGGAGGGCCCCCTGCCCCAGACTCGCTTCGTGCTGCGCAAGGCGCTGACTGCGCACCTGCCGGTGATCGTGTGCGTCAACAAGACCGACCGCCCCGATGCCCGCATCGCAGAGGTGGTCTCCGAGAGCCACGACCTGCTGCTCGACGTCGCCTCCGACCTCGACGAGGAAGCGCAGAAGGCGGCGGAGTTCGCGCTCGGCCTGCCGACGCTGTACGCCTCGGGCCGCGCGGGCATCGCCAGCACGACCGAACCCGCCAACGGCGAGAACCCCGACGGCGAGAACCTCGATCCGCTGTTCGACGTCCTGATGGAGCACATCCCGCCGCCGCAGGGTGACCCCGAGGCCCCGCTGCAGGCGCTGGTGACGAACCTCGACGCGTCGGCGTTCCTCGGCAGGCTCGCGCTGGTCCGCATCTACAAGGGCAAGCTGCGCAAGGGCCAGCAGGTCGCCTGGATGCGCGAGGTCGACGGACACCCCGTCATCACCAACGCGAAGATCACCGAACTCCTCGCCACCGAGGGCGTCGAGCGGACCAGCACCGACGAGGCCGTCGCCGGTGACATCGTCGCCGTCGCAGGCATGCCGGAGATCATGATCGGCGACACCCTCGCCGACACCGAACACGCCCATGCGCTGCCGCGCATCACGGTCGACGAGCCCGCCATCTCGGTCACCATCGGCACCAACACCTCGCCGCTGGCGGGCAAGGTCTCCGGACACAAGCTGACCGCCCGCATGGTGAAGGCGCGCCTGGATTCCGAACTCGTCGGCAACGTGTCCATCAAGGTCGTCGACATCGACCGCCCGGATGCATGGGAGGTGCAGGGCCGAGGCGAGTTGGCGCTGGCCATCCTCGTCGAGCAGATGCGCCGCGAAGGGTTCGAACTCACCGTGGGCAAGCCGCAGGTGGTCACTCGGACCGTCGACGGCAAGCTGCACGAGCCCTACGAGGCGATGACCATCGACTGTCCCGAGGAGTTCGTCGGCGCGGTCACGCAGCTGATGGCCGGCCGCAAGGGCCGCATGGAGGAGATGGCCAACCACGCCGCGGGCTGGGTGCGGATGGACTTCATCGTGCCCTCGCGCGGGCTCATCGGCTTCCGCACCGACTTCCTGACCCTGACCCGTGGCACCGGCATCGCCAACGCGGTGTTCGAGGGGTACCGCCCGTGGGCCGGCGAGATCCGCGCCCGCCACACCGGGTCGCTGGTGTCCGACCGCACCGGCAAGATCACGCCGTTCGCGATGACGCAGCTGTCCGACCGCGGGCAGTTCTTCGTCGAGCCGGGCGACGACACCTATGAAGGCCAGGTCGTGGGCATCAACCCGCGCGCCGAGGACCTCGACGTCAACGTCACGCGCGAGAAGAAGCTCACCAACATGCGCTCCTCGACCGCCGACGTCTTCGAGACGCTTGCCCGTCCGATGGAGCTGGGTCTGGAGCAGGCCATGGAGTTCTGCGCCGAGGACGAGTGCGTCGAGGTGACCCCCGAGGTGGTGCGCGTGCGCAAGGTGGAGCTCAACGCGTCGCTGCGTGCGCGCGCCAAGTCCCGTGCGAAGGCGCGCGGCTGA
- a CDS encoding ABC transporter family substrate-binding protein, which yields MPTPLPRFRRVVGSSFTAIVCALVVAGCTVSPPPAPQSTDTSQSTPPPPMKASQIIVAIDSIGAGFNPHLMSDQSPVNAAISSLVLPSSFRPIADPATPTGSRWELDTSLLESAEVTGENPFTVTYRIRPEASWTDNAPIAADDYWYLWRQMVGEPGVVDPAGYDLITGVQSVEGGKTAVVTFSQPYPAWRELFNDILPAHIVKDVPGGFSAGLARAMPVTGGQFRVESIDPQRDEILLARNDRYWAEPAKPDLVLFRRGGAPAALADSIRNGDTQVAQVHGGQAAFAQLSAIPDVRTARIVTPRVMQLTLRAQQPMLTDPQVRKAILGLIDVDLLAAVGAGSDNTVTLAQAQVRSPSDPGYVPTAPPAMTREAALALLGGAGYQVQPIQPAPPSTPGTPAPADDRGRITKDGQPLALALGVASNDPTSVAVANTAADQLRSVGIAASVIALDPPVLYGDALADDRVDAIIGWHQAGGDLATALASRYGCPALEATAVPTAPPSGLPSTPVTTTSPARDAPPSSKPPTTTMTTTTPTATTTGTNSAPAPGGDQLIQAPSNLTGICDRSIQPRIEAALDGSENIAEVLTAVEPRLWNMSTVMPILQDTTIVAAGPSVRNVSLTGAVPVGIVGDAGRWIKTPQ from the coding sequence GTGCCGACGCCCCTGCCACGATTCCGTCGCGTCGTCGGCTCATCGTTCACCGCCATCGTGTGCGCACTGGTGGTCGCGGGCTGCACGGTCAGCCCGCCCCCGGCGCCGCAGAGCACCGACACCTCGCAGTCGACGCCACCGCCGCCGATGAAGGCGTCGCAGATCATCGTGGCGATCGACTCGATCGGCGCGGGGTTCAATCCGCACCTGATGTCGGACCAGTCGCCGGTCAACGCCGCGATCTCGTCACTGGTGCTGCCCAGCTCGTTCCGGCCCATCGCGGACCCGGCGACGCCGACCGGGTCGCGGTGGGAACTCGACACCTCCCTGCTGGAATCGGCTGAGGTCACCGGCGAGAACCCGTTCACCGTCACCTACCGGATCCGCCCGGAGGCGTCGTGGACGGACAACGCCCCGATCGCGGCCGACGACTACTGGTACCTGTGGCGGCAGATGGTGGGCGAGCCCGGCGTCGTCGACCCCGCCGGCTACGACCTGATCACCGGCGTGCAGTCGGTGGAGGGCGGCAAGACCGCGGTCGTCACGTTCTCCCAGCCGTATCCGGCGTGGCGCGAGCTGTTCAACGACATCCTGCCCGCGCACATCGTCAAGGACGTGCCCGGCGGGTTCTCGGCCGGCCTCGCCCGTGCGATGCCGGTGACCGGCGGGCAGTTCCGCGTCGAGAGCATCGACCCGCAGCGCGACGAGATCCTGCTGGCGCGCAACGACCGGTACTGGGCCGAGCCCGCCAAGCCGGACCTCGTCCTGTTCCGCCGCGGCGGTGCGCCTGCCGCGCTGGCCGACTCGATCCGCAACGGCGACACTCAGGTCGCGCAGGTGCACGGGGGACAGGCGGCGTTCGCACAACTCAGCGCCATCCCCGACGTCCGGACGGCCCGCATCGTCACCCCGCGGGTCATGCAGCTGACGCTGCGGGCGCAGCAGCCGATGCTGACCGATCCCCAGGTGCGCAAGGCGATACTCGGGTTGATCGACGTCGACCTGCTCGCCGCCGTCGGCGCGGGCAGCGACAACACCGTCACCCTCGCCCAGGCGCAGGTGCGGTCGCCGTCGGATCCGGGCTACGTGCCGACGGCGCCGCCGGCGATGACGCGGGAGGCCGCGCTCGCGCTGCTGGGCGGGGCGGGTTACCAGGTGCAGCCGATCCAGCCCGCGCCGCCGTCGACGCCGGGGACGCCCGCGCCCGCCGACGACCGCGGCAGGATCACCAAGGACGGTCAGCCGCTGGCGTTGGCCCTCGGCGTGGCGTCCAACGACCCGACGTCGGTCGCGGTCGCCAACACCGCGGCCGATCAACTGCGCAGCGTGGGCATCGCGGCGTCGGTGATCGCGCTCGACCCGCCCGTCCTCTACGGCGACGCGCTCGCCGACGACCGCGTCGACGCGATCATCGGGTGGCATCAGGCGGGTGGCGATCTCGCGACCGCGCTCGCGTCGCGCTACGGCTGTCCGGCGCTGGAGGCGACCGCGGTGCCGACGGCTCCGCCGAGCGGCCTGCCATCGACACCAGTGACCACCACGTCACCGGCGCGCGATGCCCCGCCTTCGAGCAAGCCGCCCACCACCACGATGACGACCACCACGCCGACCGCGACCACGACGGGCACGAACTCGGCACCCGCTCCCGGTGGCGATCAACTGATCCAGGCGCCGAGCAACCTGACCGGGATCTGCGATCGCAGCATCCAGCCCAGGATTGAGGCCGCACTCGACGGCAGCGAGAACATCGCCGAGGTCCTCACCGCCGTCGAACCGCGGTTGTGGAACATGTCGACGGTGATGCCGATCCTGCAGGACACCACGATCGTCGCCGCCGGCCCCAGCGTGCGGAACGTGAGCCTGACGGGCGCGGTGCCGGTGGGCATCGTCGGTGACGCCGGACGCTGGATCAAGACGCCGCAGTAG
- a CDS encoding chloride channel protein, with product MSRRTAEYSCAIVIVGLLAGAAGAATTLLLHAVEHLTYHYSFGSLLTGVGDSSPVRRAVGPMVGGALAGLGWWALRRGGDVPSLSATISDHRPISRWRMSIDAVLQVLLVGSGASLGREGAPRQISAAFGDLGMSRLSLTPRDREILLACAAGAGLGAVYGVPLGGALFATRIMLRTWHPRALGTALITSSLAVAVAAPVTHLEHSLVWPDVQSSYLLLFLGLAIAPLSVAVGLAFDRVMTAARPRPQMRSWTLIPAIAAAGLVMGVCSIWWPELPGNGRSILTVSVDAGLTIGGAAVLLILKPASTALFLRAGAVGGMITPALATGAAAGSLVTLALNQWAGTDLHVAAVSLTCAAGVLAITQRAPLWAALFVWELARPPLWLFAVFAVAAYTAHLIENARLRNQIRATAAS from the coding sequence GTGTCTCGGCGCACCGCGGAGTATTCGTGCGCCATCGTGATCGTCGGCCTCCTCGCCGGTGCTGCGGGCGCGGCCACCACTCTGCTGCTGCACGCCGTCGAGCACCTGACCTACCACTACTCGTTCGGCAGCCTGCTGACCGGCGTCGGCGACAGCAGCCCGGTCCGCCGCGCAGTCGGGCCCATGGTCGGTGGCGCGCTGGCGGGCCTCGGCTGGTGGGCGCTGCGGCGCGGCGGCGACGTGCCCAGCCTGTCGGCGACGATCAGCGACCATCGCCCGATCTCGCGGTGGCGGATGTCGATCGACGCGGTACTGCAGGTGCTGTTGGTCGGCTCGGGCGCCTCACTCGGGCGCGAGGGCGCGCCTCGTCAGATCTCCGCGGCGTTCGGCGATCTCGGCATGTCGCGGCTGTCCCTGACGCCGAGGGATCGGGAGATCCTGCTGGCGTGCGCCGCGGGCGCGGGTCTCGGCGCCGTGTACGGCGTCCCGCTCGGCGGCGCACTGTTCGCCACCCGAATCATGTTGCGCACTTGGCATCCTCGGGCACTCGGTACCGCACTCATCACCTCGAGCCTGGCCGTGGCCGTCGCCGCGCCCGTGACCCACCTCGAGCACTCGCTGGTGTGGCCCGACGTGCAGTCGTCCTACCTGCTGCTGTTTCTGGGGCTGGCGATCGCCCCGTTGTCGGTGGCCGTGGGCCTGGCGTTCGACCGGGTGATGACGGCTGCGCGACCGCGGCCTCAGATGCGTTCGTGGACATTGATTCCCGCGATCGCCGCTGCCGGTCTCGTGATGGGCGTCTGTTCCATCTGGTGGCCGGAACTGCCCGGCAACGGACGCAGCATCCTCACCGTCAGCGTGGACGCGGGCCTGACCATCGGCGGCGCCGCGGTGCTCCTCATCCTCAAACCCGCATCGACGGCGCTGTTCCTGCGGGCGGGGGCGGTCGGCGGAATGATCACACCTGCGCTGGCGACCGGCGCGGCGGCGGGCTCGCTGGTGACGTTGGCGCTCAACCAGTGGGCAGGCACCGATCTGCACGTCGCGGCGGTCTCGTTGACGTGCGCGGCAGGCGTGCTGGCGATCACGCAGCGCGCCCCGCTGTGGGCTGCGCTGTTCGTGTGGGAACTCGCGCGGCCGCCGCTGTGGCTGTTCGCCGTGTTCGCGGTCGCCGCCTACACCGCCCATCTGATCGAGAATGCCAGACTGCGCAACCAGATTCGCGCTACTGCGGCGTCTTGA